ACCTTCTGACTTCAGTTTTAGGAAAGCTTTCTCATATTGTTCATTTAGGCTTTTAACATGAACATGATTTTTCATGTTGGTCGTAGCATCCGCATATCCCACATGTTCTGTCAATATGATGGGAGTGTTGGGCCGTTTTTCTTTTAGCTGATGAACAGCATCTAAGGTAAGTTGGTAGACATCATCATTTTCTGGACTTAAATTGGGCAAGCAATCCAAAATGTAAAGCTTGGCATCTATCTCCGTCAATAGGTCAATGATTTCAGGCTCCATTTTTCCATTTCCAGAAAAACCCAGATTCAATACAGGCCTCTCTAGTTTCCTTTCTAAAATATTTGTCCAAGCCATCCCAGGTCTTGAAGCACAGGCTCCTTGGCAAATGGAGGTTCCATAGGCAACGATTGGCTTCTCATTCTTTAAAGGAAGTATTTTGAAAATGGCATCCTCACCCACTCCTATTTCTAACTGGGTCACTTCATTATAAAGCGGTAAAAACAATTGATATTCTCTTCCATACTGATGGTATTTTTGAGAATCCTCATCGATTACAAACTTGTAATTTGACTCGGATCCAATCGAGTATTTCCCCCAGCTCCTTTGCCAATCTCCATCATAGGATTTACTATATAGATCCAGACCACTTTTGCCAGTGGCAGGCATATGGGGAAAAGAAACTCCACCAGACACGGCATATTTTACCTCAATAGTTTCCGAGTTAGTCCAAAATCGTATCGATAAACCTGCTGCCTGCTTTGACAAATTCCATACGGCATCTCTCACATTCTCCTCGGCTCTCGCCGGCAACCTATGGTAAATTGAAGGAAGCTCCTCACTCCAGGCTTGGCCACTTATTACAGGCACCTCGCTGGATTCTGGGTTCCACCATTTGAGCGTCACACTTTCTTCTTGGGCCATCAAGTTTGTTGCCCAAATAAAAGTGACTAACAAAACAATAATCTTTCTCATTTTAAAAACACATTTTAAGGAACAACAAAATCGGAAATATTATGGAGTATCGGTAATTCTTAAAAAATGAACAGGCAAAAGAACTCGAAGTATCAAACCTGAATTTTAAAGTTTATATAGGTTCCTGCAGTCCTTTACCCATCAAAATTTTGGGAATGCACTTTTCTATTCGAGCAAGCCTGGTTTTCGATTGTTTTGCCTGTGTGAAGTGAAGGAGATAGCCACGCTGTCTTCCTGGCGTAAGACTCTCAAAGGCCTCTTTAAAACCTGGATCTTCATCCAATTTCATTTGTAGTTCCTCTGGAATCATCATTTGTGGTTTATCTTTCTTCTCTGGCTCTATCCCCGCTTTCTCCACTTCAATTGATTCAAAAAGATACTCTCTAATGGTTTGATCCAATTCCGTAATTTCAGAAACACTTTTGAATTTTAATGACCTTGAAAATTGCGTGTTTTCTCCCGGCCTCTCTAATATTCTTTCAGGGTCTTTTAGCAAAGATCCTTTAAAAAAATTAATGGAGCAGTAATCTTTAAAAGCAGCTATAATCAATACATTTTTACCATTCAGGGTGTACGTTGGAACTCCCCATTTCACTTCCTCTTTCAGACCGGAACTCAGCACAATTTGCCTTAGCAGATGCAATTCCTTCGTCCAGGAGTGAACTTTGCAGTTGGGTGTACCTCCCAAATTACATCTTCCACAACCTTCAGTTAAATATTGATCTACGTCCAAGGGCATTATATTTGATTTCTTCAATTTCCATTAGTCGTTTAGTCCCTTACCTTCAAAAATTTTAGGCATATATTTTTCAATTCTTGTCTCCCTGGTTTTGGATTGTTTGGCTTGTGAAAAATAAAGCATGTAACCTCGTTGCCTTCCGGGAGTCAGGCTTTCAAATGCTTTTTTCAATTCGGAATCTACCTCTAGTATAGATTTGAATTCCTCTGGCATTGGGAATTCTGAGGTTTTCTTTAATTCAACTTTTAGCCCTGCTTTTTCCACCTCAATCGCTTCAAAAACATATGCTTTGATGGTCGCTTTTAGTACTTGAATTTCCTTCAATTCTGTGAACCTCATTTGTCTAGCCGCCTGGACATTTTCTGTTTGTTGAATCAAAATTCCTTCATGATCTTTTAGAAGGGCACCTTTGTGAAATAGGATGGCACAATAATCCTTAAAACCATGAATCAAGACCACATTGCTTCCACGAAAAGTGTAGCAAGGAACACCCCATTTTAATTCCTCGATCAATTCAGAATCAAGAATAATAGATCTTAAAAGCAAATACTCCTGCTGCCACTGGGAAGGTTTTTCGAAAAAGAAATCAACTTTTGGGTTCATCTGAAAACAAGATTTTGAAAAACAAAGAAGAATGAAATCAAGGATCAAGATAAAAAAATAGTCAGCCAAATTAACCTGGCTGACTACTCAAAATTATTTCAAATGGTAATACCCAATCAATTGCCTTCAAATTTTAAGACAATTGCTGGTGCTCCTGAGAGCTTTTTCTGCAGACTTTTGGGAATTGAAACCAAGGTCTTGCCATCTTCAGTTTTCCATCGAAGGGATTTATTTTCTCCCAAAATCGTGATCTTGCTCCCTTCTTTGGGAGCATTTTTGGTCCAAGAAATTGTTTCGCTAAGTTCTTCTCCTTCTTCTAGAGGCAATAAAGCATACATTTCTTTTTCCTTCCCTTTTGTAAAATAGAGTTTTTCATCTTTAAAATCCTGAATCGCTCGGGTATTATAAATTCCCTCTCCATTCACTTCCATCCAAGCTCCAATTTCTTCCAATCTAGAAACCTGCTCAGGTAAGAACACTCCATCTGCGGTGGGTCCCACACCCAATAATAAGTTTCCTCCTTTTGCCACTATCTCTATCAACAGGTGAATGACTTTTCTGGAAGGTTTAAATTTATCATTTGGAACATACCCCCAAGCACCACCTAAAGTGATGCAACTTTCCCATGGATCGGAAGACATCTCCGATGGAATACCTTGCTCAGGAGTTCTATAATTTTCAAATGGACCATGAACCGTACGATCCACAATTAATATTCCCTCTTGATTTTCCCTTGCCATCTTAGCCACTTTAGGCATATCGATTTCCTGACTGAATTCAGGGATTGGTGCACCCCAGCTCAAGACCTCTTCATTTACTGTGGATTTGGGTCTAACCCATCCCCCATCCAACCAAAGGATATCAATATCCCCATAATTGCTGGTGATTTCATTCAATTGATTATGCGTAAACTGAACATATTGATTCCATCTCCAAGGGTGCTTACGGATGTCATAATTGACATTTCTATCAGGAGTAGCTCGATAATCCCACCAGTAATATTGAGAATGCCAATCTGGTTTAGAATAATAGGCTCCAATCATCATATCCTTTTCTCTAAAGGCATCAAAAACATATTTAGCCACATCTGCTTTGGGATGATTTGCAAAGGGCCCATTGGTGATTTTATAATCCGTAAACTGGGTATCAAACATATTGAAGCCATCATGATGCTTGGTGGTAAAAACCACATATTTCATTCCTGCTTTGGCAGCAGCATCCGCCCACTGGCTGGGGTCAAATCCTTGTGGGTTAAATTTCTCATTTAGTCCCCAATACCAATCTTTATAATCCTCATAGCTCTGAGTTGTATCTTTTCTGTTGATCCAATCTTCATTGACAATGCTCCATGACTCGACGATTCCCGGCACTGCATAAATGCCCCAGTGAATCAAAATCCCGAATTTTTGATCTCGCCAATGTTCCAGCTTCTCAGCCACTTTGGGATCAGTTGGGTATTCGTATTCAGAAGATGTTGGATGTAAGGTATTCTGAGCTTCCGCTCCAATAGTGACCATTAATGCCACCAGAATCAACCAAAAATATTTTTGGATCATAGGGTTTTGGAATAAATACTAAAGAAAATATTAGGTGGTAATACTACCTGCTAAAGGTAAAAGGGATTG
Above is a window of Algoriphagus machipongonensis DNA encoding:
- a CDS encoding SGNH/GDSL hydrolase family protein → MRKIIVLLVTFIWATNLMAQEESVTLKWWNPESSEVPVISGQAWSEELPSIYHRLPARAEENVRDAVWNLSKQAAGLSIRFWTNSETIEVKYAVSGGVSFPHMPATGKSGLDLYSKSYDGDWQRSWGKYSIGSESNYKFVIDEDSQKYHQYGREYQLFLPLYNEVTQLEIGVGEDAIFKILPLKNEKPIVAYGTSICQGACASRPGMAWTNILERKLERPVLNLGFSGNGKMEPEIIDLLTEIDAKLYILDCLPNLSPENDDVYQLTLDAVHQLKEKRPNTPIILTEHVGYADATTNMKNHVHVKSLNEQYEKAFLKLKSEGISGIFLLEKEDLGLGYDSFVDIIHPNDLGMLEYADAYEKLIREVLNEPLGNLSTTIPMSQSRDIAVYNWVERHQRILEMNQEKAPEILIFGNSIVNFWGGEPAIKNVNGPTSWKELFEPLGVRNYGYGWDRIENVLWRVYHDELDGFEAKQIVLMIGTNNIHLNSHEEILEGLENLIQAIQDRQAKSEILMVGLLPRRGMEAEIASLNLKISQMVYLANVEYKDLGKGLLKVDGTLNENLFSDGLHPNEEGYRIIGEELLPELKK
- a CDS encoding YdeI/OmpD-associated family protein; translated protein: MPLDVDQYLTEGCGRCNLGGTPNCKVHSWTKELHLLRQIVLSSGLKEEVKWGVPTYTLNGKNVLIIAAFKDYCSINFFKGSLLKDPERILERPGENTQFSRSLKFKSVSEITELDQTIREYLFESIEVEKAGIEPEKKDKPQMMIPEELQMKLDEDPGFKEAFESLTPGRQRGYLLHFTQAKQSKTRLARIEKCIPKILMGKGLQEPI
- a CDS encoding YdeI/OmpD-associated family protein codes for the protein MNPKVDFFFEKPSQWQQEYLLLRSIILDSELIEELKWGVPCYTFRGSNVVLIHGFKDYCAILFHKGALLKDHEGILIQQTENVQAARQMRFTELKEIQVLKATIKAYVFEAIEVEKAGLKVELKKTSEFPMPEEFKSILEVDSELKKAFESLTPGRQRGYMLYFSQAKQSKTRETRIEKYMPKIFEGKGLND
- a CDS encoding alpha-L-fucosidase gives rise to the protein MIQKYFWLILVALMVTIGAEAQNTLHPTSSEYEYPTDPKVAEKLEHWRDQKFGILIHWGIYAVPGIVESWSIVNEDWINRKDTTQSYEDYKDWYWGLNEKFNPQGFDPSQWADAAAKAGMKYVVFTTKHHDGFNMFDTQFTDYKITNGPFANHPKADVAKYVFDAFREKDMMIGAYYSKPDWHSQYYWWDYRATPDRNVNYDIRKHPWRWNQYVQFTHNQLNEITSNYGDIDILWLDGGWVRPKSTVNEEVLSWGAPIPEFSQEIDMPKVAKMARENQEGILIVDRTVHGPFENYRTPEQGIPSEMSSDPWESCITLGGAWGYVPNDKFKPSRKVIHLLIEIVAKGGNLLLGVGPTADGVFLPEQVSRLEEIGAWMEVNGEGIYNTRAIQDFKDEKLYFTKGKEKEMYALLPLEEGEELSETISWTKNAPKEGSKITILGENKSLRWKTEDGKTLVSIPKSLQKKLSGAPAIVLKFEGN